One genomic window of Evansella cellulosilytica DSM 2522 includes the following:
- a CDS encoding class I SAM-dependent DNA methyltransferase — MTEKTTLSNFEEYENPTIYDVENNTYMDDVKFLEKWAAQTEGVIIDLACGTGRATIPLAAKGYRLIGVDVHQGMLQEAVKKSNDLDLQIEWVKQDCTRLKLNVKSNLIYCVGNSFQHFLTNEDQDNLLTGVYKHLSEDGVFIFGTRFPNEKELLVENELEYWKTYIDDRSENKVDVYTISSYDSLKQVQHNTTIRKYIYNNDVVDELKTNISLRYVFPQEMERTLTSNGLKIVNVFQDWNGTTITNQSNQMIYICKKG, encoded by the coding sequence ATGACAGAGAAAACAACATTGAGTAATTTCGAAGAATACGAAAATCCCACCATATATGATGTGGAAAATAATACTTATATGGATGACGTCAAGTTTTTGGAGAAGTGGGCAGCTCAAACAGAAGGTGTCATCATTGATTTGGCATGTGGTACAGGGAGGGCAACGATTCCTTTAGCAGCAAAAGGCTATCGATTAATAGGAGTTGACGTGCATCAAGGAATGTTACAAGAAGCGGTCAAAAAATCAAACGACCTTGATTTGCAAATCGAATGGGTGAAGCAAGATTGTACACGGTTAAAATTGAATGTTAAAAGCAATCTGATCTACTGTGTCGGTAATTCGTTCCAACATTTTCTTACGAATGAAGATCAAGATAATCTATTAACAGGGGTGTACAAACATTTAAGTGAAGATGGAGTATTCATTTTCGGAACAAGATTTCCGAATGAGAAAGAATTATTAGTAGAAAACGAACTAGAGTACTGGAAGACGTATATTGATGATAGATCAGAAAATAAAGTTGATGTATATACGATCAGTAGTTATGATTCTTTAAAACAAGTACAGCACAATACGACAATAAGAAAATACATCTATAATAATGACGTGGTTGATGAATTAAAGACTAATATAAGCTTGCGATATGTTTTCCCTCAAGAAATGGAACGTACATTAACATCAAACGGATTAAAAATTGTTAATGTTTTTCAAGATTGGAATGGTACGACAATAACAAACCAAAGCAATCAAATGATATACATATGCAAAAAAGGCTAA
- a CDS encoding flagellar hook-basal body protein, protein MLRGLYSAGAGMITQQRRQEMLTNNLANIETPGYKADQASIRSFPNQLIQAMGTNHMQKFGTNVIGELSTGVYMQERTPNFRQGDLQETFNSTDIALLQGVVPTNEETGQQAALMFVIENSEGDLRYSRNGNFTVDGAGFLTTSQGNYVLDADGDRINVGNEDFIVRSNGEIIDANEQFIAQLDIALIADPDQLVKEGAGLLRYDGDNAIESAIDNAEATFQLQQGFLERANVDAAQTMTEMMSALRTFEANQRVLQAYDRSLERAVNDIGRLR, encoded by the coding sequence ATGCTCCGTGGATTATACAGTGCAGGCGCTGGAATGATAACACAACAGCGACGCCAAGAAATGTTAACAAACAACTTAGCAAATATCGAAACACCTGGATACAAAGCCGACCAAGCGTCGATACGATCGTTTCCTAATCAATTAATACAAGCGATGGGAACGAACCATATGCAAAAATTTGGGACAAACGTTATTGGTGAGCTTTCGACGGGTGTATATATGCAAGAACGTACACCGAACTTCAGACAAGGTGACCTGCAGGAAACGTTTAATTCAACGGACATAGCCCTACTTCAAGGCGTCGTTCCAACGAATGAGGAAACAGGACAGCAAGCAGCACTCATGTTTGTCATTGAAAACAGTGAAGGTGATCTTCGCTATTCACGTAACGGTAACTTTACCGTCGATGGAGCGGGCTTTTTAACAACGTCCCAAGGAAACTACGTGCTTGATGCTGACGGAGATAGAATTAATGTCGGAAACGAAGACTTTATCGTTAGAAGCAACGGCGAAATAATAGATGCAAACGAGCAATTTATTGCCCAGCTCGATATAGCACTTATCGCTGACCCAGATCAGCTTGTGAAAGAAGGTGCTGGCCTTTTACGTTATGACGGTGACAACGCCATTGAATCTGCCATTGATAACGCTGAAGCAACGTTCCAGCTCCAACAAGGCTTTCTTGAGCGGGCTAACGTTGATGCTGCACAAACAATGACAGAGATGATGAGCGCACTGAGAACGTTTGAAGCAAACCAACGTGTGCTGCAAGCATATGACCGAAGCTTAGAAAGAGCGGTCAATGACATCGGGCGCTTACGATAA
- a CDS encoding DNA-directed RNA polymerase subunit beta — translation MNREYVSYRSKTEKKTTVLEEPQGKQGSGEPQSVSDDHNQAFSDADAAPRGDESASDSIGEKRDPSDSKQERDHSNELEELEVESTSSMKNNIDKDKEKDEIEKGVTRSSRRKRMLEEKAAPIIEDQDSELGQSVEDEDEEGVNTRKARRKQKKLAKQEKRDAKFLKRRRIRLIPIWIRLIFVIALFAGSLIAGTMVGFGIVGDGNPRDVLEAETWYNVYDFIFIDTPLDRHNR, via the coding sequence ATGAATAGAGAATATGTGAGTTATAGATCAAAAACTGAAAAGAAGACAACAGTGCTTGAAGAGCCTCAGGGAAAACAAGGGTCGGGTGAGCCGCAATCTGTTTCGGATGATCATAATCAAGCATTCTCTGATGCTGATGCTGCACCTCGTGGCGATGAATCTGCAAGTGATTCTATTGGTGAAAAGCGTGATCCTAGTGATAGCAAGCAGGAGCGGGATCATTCCAATGAGCTAGAGGAATTGGAAGTGGAATCGACGAGTTCAATGAAAAATAATATAGACAAAGATAAAGAAAAAGATGAAATAGAAAAAGGGGTAACAAGGTCCTCACGCCGTAAGCGCATGCTTGAAGAGAAAGCTGCGCCTATAATTGAGGATCAAGATTCGGAGTTAGGACAGAGTGTGGAAGATGAGGATGAAGAAGGCGTGAATACACGGAAAGCACGTCGGAAGCAGAAGAAACTAGCAAAACAGGAAAAGCGTGATGCGAAATTTTTAAAGCGCCGACGAATAAGATTAATTCCTATCTGGATAAGGCTGATTTTTGTTATAGCCTTATTTGCCGGAAGTTTGATTGCTGGTACAATGGTCGGTTTCGGAATCGTAGGGGACGGTAACCCCCGTGACGTTCTCGAAGCGGAAACGTGGTATAACGTATACGACTTCATCTTCATCGACACACCACTAGACAGACATAATAGATAA
- the fabZ gene encoding 3-hydroxyacyl-ACP dehydratase FabZ has product MLSIEEIKEIIPHRYPFLLVDRILEVEEGQRAVGIKNVTANEEFFNGHFPDYPVMPGVLIIEALAQVGAVAMLKKEENRGRLAFFAGIDGCRFKGQVKPGDQLRLEVEMTRLRGKIGKGRAVASVEGKTVAEAEIMFALGDKE; this is encoded by the coding sequence ATGTTGTCAATTGAAGAAATAAAGGAAATTATTCCGCACCGTTATCCGTTTTTGCTTGTGGACCGTATTTTAGAGGTAGAGGAAGGGCAGCGTGCTGTTGGGATTAAAAATGTAACTGCAAATGAAGAGTTTTTTAATGGACATTTTCCAGATTATCCAGTGATGCCTGGGGTGCTGATTATTGAGGCACTTGCACAGGTCGGAGCTGTCGCGATGCTTAAAAAAGAAGAAAACCGTGGTAGGTTAGCTTTTTTTGCAGGCATTGACGGTTGCCGTTTTAAAGGACAAGTGAAGCCGGGAGATCAGCTTCGCTTAGAGGTGGAAATGACACGTCTGCGCGGTAAAATTGGTAAAGGAAGAGCTGTAGCCTCTGTAGAAGGAAAAACGGTTGCAGAAGCAGAGATTATGTTTGCATTAGGAGACAAAGAGTAA
- a CDS encoding class I SAM-dependent methyltransferase: protein MDVNFGNVARRYAQFRNDLPNELMDSLKIRGVSFTGKSVADFGSGTGVLSRALCREGATVTGVEPSRELIEEAKVLDKNEGVTINYVNHFAESTSLESEKFDYITVLRAWHWFDRQKTMDEMKRILKDRGTILIMDSGFISGSKVISDTVEIVKRYMPNGVIKPAGSKQNSKQFINSFPVEWFQEWKQNRFDLTETYKFEYTVPFTNAEWCGRVGSLSWLSQFDEATQNQILEEIYNHLHKEFGDVKHPILHGCYISILKRI from the coding sequence ATGGATGTGAATTTCGGTAATGTGGCTAGAAGATATGCACAGTTTCGAAACGATTTGCCGAATGAATTAATGGATAGTTTAAAAATAAGAGGAGTAAGTTTTACGGGGAAAAGTGTCGCAGATTTTGGTTCAGGGACTGGTGTTTTAAGTCGTGCTCTGTGTAGGGAAGGGGCAACCGTCACTGGGGTGGAGCCATCAAGAGAGCTAATAGAGGAAGCTAAAGTGCTGGACAAAAACGAAGGTGTAACAATTAATTATGTTAATCATTTCGCAGAATCTACTAGCTTAGAAAGTGAGAAGTTTGATTACATCACTGTATTGCGAGCTTGGCATTGGTTTGACAGACAAAAGACAATGGATGAAATGAAAAGAATTCTAAAGGATCGTGGCACAATATTGATCATGGACTCCGGCTTTATTTCGGGGTCGAAGGTGATATCGGATACAGTTGAAATTGTAAAACGATATATGCCAAATGGCGTGATAAAGCCAGCTGGGTCTAAGCAAAATTCGAAGCAATTCATCAATAGTTTTCCAGTAGAATGGTTTCAAGAATGGAAGCAAAATCGGTTTGATTTAACAGAAACGTATAAGTTCGAGTATACTGTTCCATTTACAAATGCAGAATGGTGTGGCAGAGTAGGGTCGCTTTCATGGTTGTCCCAGTTTGATGAAGCGACTCAAAATCAAATATTAGAAGAAATATACAATCACTTACATAAAGAATTTGGAGATGTAAAGCATCCTATTCTTCATGGGTGTTATATTTCTATATTGAAGCGGATTTAA
- a CDS encoding DUF6612 family protein: MNKHFNKLCFLFVSSAIFIGCSNEELTAIEVLENTIDAMDDINEFRFVLDSHAEDQDGQQIVISSEGNVQYTPLAAHMKLESDYDDEHQVKTEVYISDDAIYHQGTRVAETDAEWIGNDYSHTPPTPHEQFDLIKEFSDSFTFIEERDYYHFTLSTYDDGLDNLLSTIFPFFHVQDDPLLEIMLYILRSEGIVEQLNYEFTINKDTFMRESELIELLLDVGNPDIDDMTFMEQINITYDYTDTEPVFIPDEVIDNARKIGENMSDSLIDLEIDTETSIEEEKGISDGNHFNGAKFTTDGEWIYFADDHHIEGIYRFKADEIDNHVEKLSDDIAANINVTDDWIYYEDRSKDSHVYRMSKDGSEIEQVISDNTIDVRVIDETLYYKNFNGHNQRSLYATQLSPTTTTTFTLVDHVFRFTIHQGNVFYQGDDHHLYVTDVDPNDNANFPFISHRVGTFQALDEYIYYENSEDGHSLYRISTDGYRVEKLTEAESQGFNVTEDSLFFTNASDDEALYRLDLDTLEKTKLDDRGFSIHVIDDLVFYQKHISSFELGWFVINKDGTNPRQINF, from the coding sequence GTGAATAAACATTTTAATAAACTATGTTTCTTATTTGTTAGTAGTGCAATTTTCATCGGTTGTAGTAATGAGGAGTTAACTGCGATAGAAGTTTTAGAGAATACTATTGATGCAATGGACGATATAAATGAGTTCCGTTTTGTGCTCGATTCCCATGCCGAAGATCAAGATGGGCAACAAATCGTTATATCAAGTGAAGGAAATGTTCAATATACACCTCTCGCTGCACATATGAAACTTGAAAGTGACTATGATGACGAACACCAAGTTAAAACGGAAGTCTATATATCAGATGATGCTATTTATCATCAAGGTACTCGAGTGGCCGAGACGGATGCTGAATGGATTGGAAACGACTATTCTCATACCCCACCAACGCCACATGAACAATTCGATCTCATAAAAGAATTTAGTGATTCCTTTACTTTTATAGAAGAAAGAGACTATTACCATTTTACTTTATCGACATATGATGACGGATTAGACAATTTACTATCAACGATATTTCCTTTTTTTCACGTACAAGACGATCCTCTTCTTGAAATAATGCTTTACATACTTCGATCTGAAGGAATAGTTGAACAATTAAATTATGAATTTACAATTAATAAAGATACATTCATGCGAGAATCAGAATTAATTGAGCTGTTATTGGACGTGGGAAATCCAGACATTGATGACATGACATTTATGGAACAAATAAACATTACTTATGATTATACTGACACGGAACCTGTTTTCATCCCTGACGAGGTTATTGATAATGCAAGAAAAATTGGAGAAAACATGTCAGATAGCCTAATAGATTTGGAAATTGATACCGAAACTTCTATTGAAGAAGAAAAAGGCATTTCGGATGGGAATCATTTTAATGGGGCTAAATTTACTACAGATGGTGAGTGGATTTATTTTGCTGACGATCATCACATTGAGGGGATCTATCGCTTTAAAGCTGATGAGATCGACAATCATGTTGAAAAATTATCTGATGACATTGCAGCTAACATAAACGTCACTGACGATTGGATTTATTACGAGGATCGCTCAAAAGATTCACACGTATATAGAATGAGTAAAGACGGCTCCGAAATAGAACAGGTTATAAGCGACAATACTATCGATGTACGTGTGATAGATGAAACGCTTTATTATAAAAACTTTAATGGGCATAATCAGCGTTCACTATACGCTACTCAGCTCTCTCCTACTACAACAACGACATTCACTCTCGTTGATCATGTATTTCGTTTTACCATTCATCAAGGGAACGTTTTCTATCAAGGGGATGATCACCATTTGTACGTAACGGATGTCGATCCAAATGATAATGCGAACTTTCCTTTTATAAGTCACCGTGTTGGTACTTTTCAAGCATTAGACGAATATATTTATTACGAAAACAGTGAAGACGGCCATTCTCTATACCGCATTTCAACTGACGGGTATCGTGTGGAAAAACTAACAGAAGCAGAGTCGCAAGGGTTTAATGTAACAGAAGACAGTCTATTTTTCACCAATGCATCTGATGATGAAGCATTGTATAGGTTAGATTTAGATACACTCGAAAAAACAAAATTGGACGACCGTGGCTTTTCCATTCACGTGATTGACGACCTTGTGTTTTACCAAAAACACATTAGTAGCTTCGAGCTTGGCTGGTTTGTCATTAATAAAGATGGTACCAACCCAAGACAAATCAACTTTTAG
- the spoIIID gene encoding sporulation transcriptional regulator SpoIIID: protein MHDYIKERTIKIGRYIVETRKTVRTIAKEFGVSKSTVHKDLTERLPEINPELANEVKEILDYHKSIRHLRGGEATKVKYRKPEPKKEGPLETKV, encoded by the coding sequence GTGCACGATTACATCAAGGAGAGAACGATCAAGATTGGAAGGTACATCGTAGAGACGAGGAAAACAGTTCGAACCATTGCAAAGGAATTTGGCGTATCCAAAAGTACTGTGCATAAGGACCTAACAGAAAGACTTCCTGAAATCAATCCAGAGCTTGCGAACGAAGTAAAGGAAATACTCGATTATCACAAATCCATTAGGCATTTAAGAGGTGGAGAAGCAACAAAGGTGAAATATCGAAAGCCAGAACCGAAAAAGGAGGGGCCACTAGAAACAAAAGTTTAA
- a CDS encoding polysaccharide deacetylase family protein, which produces MKKLLIIIMIVALLFIGLAFLLNALSQSRSLQFFGGLVTNVETDEKVVALTFDDGPGVHTDQILHILRENDVKGTFYLTGYEIEEYFEDAKKIVDDDHEIGNHTYSHERMIFKSHAFVKEEIEKTDELIRQIGYEGEITFRPPYGRRLFVLPRYLSSQDKSTILWSLEPESYPEIASDSSKITNYVVENIEPGDIILLHVMYESRIESLNAVEGIIHELKEQGYRFVTVSELLQYES; this is translated from the coding sequence ATGAAAAAACTTTTAATTATTATCATGATAGTGGCATTACTTTTTATTGGTTTAGCCTTCTTATTAAATGCATTGTCTCAATCAAGATCATTACAATTTTTTGGAGGACTTGTTACAAATGTAGAAACCGATGAAAAAGTAGTAGCATTAACTTTTGACGATGGTCCAGGGGTACATACAGACCAGATTTTGCACATTTTAAGAGAAAATGATGTTAAAGGGACCTTTTACTTGACGGGGTATGAAATTGAAGAATATTTTGAAGATGCAAAAAAAATTGTCGACGACGACCACGAAATTGGAAATCATACCTACTCACATGAACGAATGATTTTTAAGTCTCATGCATTTGTGAAGGAAGAAATAGAGAAAACCGATGAGCTTATAAGGCAAATAGGCTATGAAGGAGAGATAACGTTTCGCCCACCTTATGGGAGAAGGCTATTCGTACTACCGCGTTATTTATCAAGCCAAGATAAAAGCACAATTCTATGGAGCTTAGAGCCTGAATCTTATCCTGAAATAGCTTCAGATTCCAGTAAAATAACAAACTACGTAGTCGAGAACATTGAGCCAGGTGACATTATCTTATTGCATGTCATGTATGAAAGTCGTATCGAATCACTCAACGCAGTAGAAGGCATTATACATGAACTAAAGGAGCAAGGGTATCGCTTTGTAACCGTATCAGAATTATTACAATACGAAAGCTAA
- a CDS encoding rod shape-determining protein has protein sequence MFVRDIGIDLGTANVLIHVRGKGIVLNEPSVVAIDTSSNRVLAVGEEAFRMVGRTPGNIVAIRPLRDGVIADFDTTEAMLKHFLNKIRVKGLFAKPRILICCPTNITSVEQKAIREAAEKSGGKNIYLEEEPKVAAVGAGMDIYQPSGNMVVDIGGGTTDVAVLSMGDIVTASSIKVAGDRFDHDILSYIKKKYKLLIGERTAEEIKMNVGTVFPGGRNEEMDIRGRDMVSGLPRTITVKSEEVREALEEAIYHIIQASKNVLEKTPPELSADIIDRGIILTGGGAYLHGIEQLLSEELKVPVLAAESPMDCVAIGTGLLLENLDRVTRNKIK, from the coding sequence ATGTTCGTAAGGGATATTGGAATTGATTTAGGAACCGCAAACGTACTTATTCATGTGAGAGGAAAAGGAATTGTCTTAAACGAGCCATCAGTTGTAGCGATTGATACATCCTCTAACCGCGTACTTGCTGTTGGGGAAGAAGCATTCCGCATGGTTGGGCGAACACCGGGAAATATTGTTGCAATACGCCCATTAAGAGATGGCGTAATTGCAGATTTTGACACAACTGAAGCAATGTTAAAACACTTTTTAAACAAAATACGTGTGAAAGGCTTATTTGCAAAGCCAAGAATTTTAATTTGTTGTCCAACAAATATCACTTCTGTTGAGCAAAAAGCGATTCGCGAAGCAGCTGAGAAAAGCGGTGGAAAAAACATCTACCTAGAAGAAGAACCGAAAGTAGCTGCTGTAGGAGCAGGTATGGATATTTATCAGCCAAGTGGTAACATGGTCGTAGACATCGGCGGTGGAACAACGGATGTTGCAGTTCTTTCTATGGGAGACATCGTCACCGCCTCTTCGATCAAAGTTGCTGGTGATCGTTTTGATCATGACATCCTCTCCTATATTAAGAAAAAGTACAAGCTTCTAATTGGAGAACGTACGGCAGAAGAAATCAAAATGAACGTTGGAACAGTCTTCCCTGGTGGTCGAAACGAAGAAATGGATATACGAGGACGGGACATGGTGAGCGGTTTACCGAGAACGATCACAGTAAAATCAGAAGAAGTGCGTGAAGCGCTAGAAGAAGCGATTTACCACATCATCCAAGCCTCAAAAAATGTTTTAGAAAAAACACCGCCGGAGCTATCTGCTGATATCATTGACCGTGGTATTATTTTAACAGGTGGAGGCGCCTATTTGCATGGGATTGAACAGCTGTTGTCAGAAGAATTAAAAGTACCAGTCTTAGCTGCAGAAAGCCCAATGGATTGCGTCGCGATCGGAACAGGCCTATTACTAGAAAACTTAGATAGAGTGACTAGAAATAAAATAAAATAG
- a CDS encoding peptidoglycan-binding protein, with protein sequence MGIQSKLGATLVTSVTATGVFLAMPSIAEASFGEKTLSFGVKSNDVVVLQEQLKEKGYFNYPTATGYFGEVTRKAVQDFQRANNLKADGIVGPRTFAALANTTSVQPTQNVTQTSNNQTTPTTTQTTTNLSEIKTTNVLRVGSRGKDVEAVQTILKKTGFFNHDAITGYYGTITQEGVRNFQRARGLKVDGIAGPQTIAALNKEINSSSTTTNNNNNTNTSNNTQNSNNSQSKNNSNTNNSTPVSIGSMTSILREGSQGEQVRTLQTALKELGYFQGDVTTIFGPITRNAVRSFQQANSLKVDGVAGPQTFQALERALTEKNNPSSTTPTSNNNANADATTLLRVGQSGVGVTELQARLKVLGYFKQEPTGFFGDITKNALTQFQKDWGLVSDGLVTQSTWDKLDEVSAVHLKTVETMLPKTSFNPLNLVADAGNFIGVPYLWGGTTALGFDCSGFIQFVFRQNGVTLPRTVAEQWNAAVPVTDLKVGDIVFFETYKAGPSHNGIYIGNNQFIHAGSSTGVTITSMNNSYWSQRYLGAKRVK encoded by the coding sequence ATGGGAATACAATCTAAGTTAGGCGCTACACTCGTAACTTCTGTTACAGCGACTGGTGTATTTCTAGCGATGCCAAGCATAGCGGAGGCGTCCTTTGGGGAAAAAACGTTATCATTCGGTGTGAAGTCAAACGATGTTGTTGTACTTCAGGAGCAATTAAAAGAGAAGGGCTATTTTAATTATCCGACAGCAACAGGATACTTTGGTGAAGTGACGAGAAAAGCAGTGCAAGATTTTCAACGGGCAAACAATTTGAAGGCTGACGGCATTGTTGGTCCACGCACGTTTGCTGCATTGGCAAACACAACGTCGGTACAACCGACACAAAACGTTACCCAAACATCGAACAATCAGACTACACCGACAACAACGCAAACAACGACAAACTTAAGTGAAATAAAGACAACGAATGTCCTTCGTGTAGGTTCAAGAGGGAAAGACGTAGAAGCAGTACAAACCATCCTGAAGAAAACAGGCTTCTTCAACCATGACGCGATCACAGGATACTATGGGACAATCACGCAGGAAGGTGTCCGAAATTTTCAACGCGCTAGGGGCTTAAAGGTCGATGGTATTGCTGGCCCTCAGACGATTGCGGCGCTCAATAAGGAAATCAATTCAAGCTCAACGACGACAAATAATAATAACAATACGAACACGTCCAATAACACGCAAAACTCGAATAATTCTCAAAGCAAGAACAACTCGAATACTAACAATAGCACACCTGTAAGCATAGGCAGCATGACGTCTATTCTTCGTGAAGGAAGTCAAGGAGAACAAGTTCGCACACTACAAACGGCATTAAAGGAGCTTGGATATTTTCAAGGTGACGTTACAACCATTTTTGGACCAATTACGAGAAATGCAGTACGTAGCTTCCAGCAAGCAAACAGTTTAAAAGTTGATGGCGTTGCAGGTCCACAAACTTTCCAAGCACTAGAGCGTGCGCTAACGGAAAAAAATAATCCTTCTTCGACAACGCCGACTAGCAACAATAACGCGAATGCCGATGCAACAACATTACTAAGAGTTGGCCAATCTGGTGTAGGAGTTACGGAGCTTCAAGCACGATTAAAAGTGTTGGGCTACTTTAAACAAGAGCCAACAGGGTTCTTTGGTGATATAACGAAAAATGCATTGACGCAATTTCAGAAGGATTGGGGACTCGTTTCAGATGGCCTTGTTACACAATCAACGTGGGACAAGCTGGATGAAGTCTCTGCTGTTCATTTGAAAACAGTCGAGACGATGCTCCCGAAAACGTCATTTAACCCGTTGAACCTCGTCGCTGATGCAGGTAATTTTATAGGAGTTCCATACTTATGGGGAGGTACGACCGCTCTAGGATTTGACTGTAGCGGATTTATTCAATTCGTGTTTAGACAAAACGGTGTGACGCTGCCAAGAACTGTAGCTGAGCAATGGAATGCAGCAGTACCAGTAACCGACCTCAAAGTTGGTGACATCGTATTTTTTGAAACATATAAAGCCGGCCCATCTCATAATGGAATTTATATTGGGAACAACCAATTCATTCACGCAGGCTCATCCACAGGCGTTACAATTACAAGCATGAACAATTCCTACTGGAGCCAAAGATACCTAGGAGCCAAACGAGTCAAGTAG
- a CDS encoding GNAT family N-acetyltransferase — protein MNDFYSNNIILENNIVKLVPFEEIYKEQIKKIIYDEEVHYTIDCKNEEDLEKYIVETAEQREVGNSYPFIIIDKRTNEVAGSTRYGNIQFNNKRLEIGWTWYGKPYRGTGLNFACKYELLKYAFEVMNFRRVQFSADIENTRSQNAIKKLGATQEGIFRANYINSSGQSRDDVYFSIIYREWDRIKKSVFKDFTF, from the coding sequence ATGAATGACTTTTATTCTAACAACATAATATTGGAAAATAATATTGTGAAATTAGTGCCATTTGAAGAAATTTACAAGGAGCAGATAAAAAAAATTATCTATGATGAGGAAGTACATTATACAATTGATTGTAAAAATGAAGAGGATTTGGAAAAGTACATTGTGGAAACTGCTGAACAAAGAGAAGTGGGAAATTCATATCCGTTTATAATTATTGACAAAAGAACTAACGAGGTAGCTGGTTCAACAAGATACGGAAATATTCAGTTTAATAACAAACGGTTAGAAATAGGATGGACTTGGTATGGTAAACCCTATAGAGGGACAGGATTAAATTTTGCTTGTAAATATGAACTATTGAAATATGCGTTTGAAGTTATGAATTTTAGACGGGTGCAGTTTAGTGCGGATATTGAAAATACTCGCTCACAAAATGCAATAAAAAAGTTGGGAGCTACCCAAGAAGGTATATTTAGAGCAAACTATATTAATTCATCAGGTCAAAGTCGAGACGATGTATACTTTAGCATTATTTACAGAGAGTGGGACCGAATCAAGAAGAGTGTATTTAAAGATTTCACTTTTTAA
- a CDS encoding flagellar hook-basal body protein, giving the protein MNQSMITSAVTMGQMQRKLDTVGNNLANLNTTGYKRRDVSFSDLLFQQVNNQRDAHHEIGRTTPNGIRVGSGSAVGQTAVRMEQGALRTTERELDIALTEKGYLFELAPAEDGTRRFTRDGAFYFSPNPDVDGENFIVNQNGDYVLGSDGNPIAVPGHYESLRITDEGAILVTLDNGESVAVGELQLVQVTKPQLLTSLGDNMYVFPNLEELGLAFGDVLNEAAGAQVFSQGMLEQSNVDMGREMTEMMLTQRNYQFNSRAISIADEMMGLVNTIR; this is encoded by the coding sequence GTGAACCAATCGATGATTACTTCCGCTGTCACTATGGGACAGATGCAGAGAAAACTAGACACTGTCGGAAACAATTTAGCTAATTTAAACACAACAGGCTATAAGCGCCGCGACGTTTCTTTTAGTGACCTTTTGTTCCAACAAGTGAACAACCAAAGAGATGCACACCATGAGATTGGTAGAACAACGCCAAATGGTATTCGTGTCGGATCGGGATCTGCTGTTGGACAAACAGCTGTCCGTATGGAGCAAGGCGCACTTAGAACGACAGAGCGCGAACTAGACATTGCCTTAACGGAAAAGGGCTACTTATTCGAACTAGCACCTGCTGAGGATGGCACACGCCGCTTTACACGCGATGGCGCATTTTACTTTAGCCCAAATCCGGATGTAGATGGCGAGAATTTTATTGTTAACCAAAACGGAGACTACGTGCTAGGCTCTGACGGAAATCCAATTGCAGTACCAGGACATTATGAGTCATTGCGAATCACTGATGAGGGTGCAATATTGGTTACACTAGACAATGGAGAGAGTGTTGCTGTCGGAGAACTACAGCTCGTACAGGTAACTAAGCCCCAATTACTCACATCGTTAGGTGACAACATGTATGTTTTCCCAAATCTTGAAGAGCTTGGTTTGGCGTTTGGTGATGTGTTGAATGAGGCGGCTGGCGCGCAGGTGTTCAGTCAAGGGATGCTGGAGCAGTCGAATGTGGATATGGGTCGTGAGATGACGGAGATGATGCTGACGCAGCGTAATTATCAGTTTAACTCGCGGGCAATTTCGATCGCTGATGAGATGATGGGACTTGTCAATACGATACGTTAA